A part of Drosophila bipectinata strain 14024-0381.07 chromosome 3L, DbipHiC1v2, whole genome shotgun sequence genomic DNA contains:
- the LOC108132618 gene encoding band 7 protein AGAP004871 isoform X4 — MAAVGSDIVPMEQVSSMVSNGGGSVTMQRDDEYRNRIMKNTQAKHSHGFLYSDEEISDKASTCGKLLIFLSVALVILTLPFSLFVCFKVVQEYERAVIFRLGRLMQGGAKGPGIFFILPCIDSYARVDLRTRTYDVPPQEVLTKDSVTVSVDAVVYYRVSNATVSIANVENAHHSTRLLAQTTLRNTMGTRHLHEILSERMTISGTMQVQLDEATDAWGIKVERVEIKDVRLPVQLQRAMAAEAEAAREARAKVIAAEGEQKASRALREASEVIGDSPAALQLRYLQTLNTISAEKNSTIVFPLPIDLITYFLKTTEATTQQNAAAAVAAIGNTPPPLQLAPQQQPQQQQYQQQPPQQQQQQQQQQQPPQQMQPQLYQQQISSAM; from the exons ATACACAAGCAAAACATTCACATGGATTTCTCTATT CGGACGAGGAAATCAGCGATAAGGCTTCAACATGCGGCAAATTGCTAATATTTCTATCCGTGGCGCTTGTGATACTCACATTACCCTTCAGTCTCTTCGTATGCTTCAAG GTGGTGCAGGAGTACGAGCGTGCGGTTATCTTCCGTTTGGGTCGCCTCATGCAGGGCGGTGCCAAGGGCCCAG GTATCTTCTTCATCCTACCCTGCATCGACTCGTACGCCCGCGTGGACTTGCGAACCCGCACCTACGATGTGCCACCCCAGGAG GTTCTCACAAAGGATAGCGTTACGGTTTCGGTGGATGCAGTGGTTTACTATCGCGTATCAAATGCAACGGTCTCTATAGCGAACGTGGAGAATGCTCACCATTCGACCAGGCTACTGGCACAGACTACTCTACGAAACACAATGGGAACTCGGCATTTGCATGAGATACTCAGCGAGCGTATGACGATTTCCGGCACAATGCAG GTTCAACTCGACGAAGCCACCGATGCCTGGGGCATCAAAGTTGAACGTGTTGAAAT TAAGGACGTGCGCCTGCCGGTGCAGCTGCAACGCGCAATGGCTGCCGAGGCGGAGGCCGCCCGTGAGGCACGCGCCAAAGTCATCGCCGCCGAGGGAGAGCAGAAGGCTTCGAGGGCGCTGCGCGAGGCGTCCGAGGTGATTGGAGATTCGCCGGCCGCCCTCCAACTGCGCTATTTGCAG ACACTCAACACCATATCCGCGGAAAAGAACTCGACGATTGTGTTCCCGCTGCCCATCGACTTGATAACTTATTTCCTGAAGACCACAGAGGCCACCACGCAGCAGAATGCGGCAGCGGCTGTGGCAGCAATTGGCAATACACCGCCGCCGTTGCAACTCGCcccgcagcagcagccccagcaacagcaataccagcagcagccaccacagcagcagcagcaacaacagcagcagcagcagccgcctcAGCAGATGCAACCGCAGCTCTACCAACAACAGATCTCATCGGCGATGTAA
- the LOC108132618 gene encoding band 7 protein AGAP004871 isoform X5, with product MSPQGSSGSGNAFLPDEEISDKASTCGKLLIFLSVALVILTLPFSLFVCFKVVQEYERAVIFRLGRLMQGGAKGPGIFFILPCIDSYARVDLRTRTYDVPPQEVLTKDSVTVSVDAVVYYRVSNATVSIANVENAHHSTRLLAQTTLRNTMGTRHLHEILSERMTISGTMQVQLDEATDAWGIKVERVEIKDVRLPVQLQRAMAAEAEAAREARAKVIAAEGEQKASRALREASEVIGDSPAALQLRYLQTLNTISAEKNSTIVFPLPIDLITYFLKTTEATTQQNAAAAVAAIGNTPPPLQLAPQQQPQQQQYQQQPPQQQQQQQQQQQPPQQMQPQLYQQQISSAM from the exons CGGACGAGGAAATCAGCGATAAGGCTTCAACATGCGGCAAATTGCTAATATTTCTATCCGTGGCGCTTGTGATACTCACATTACCCTTCAGTCTCTTCGTATGCTTCAAG GTGGTGCAGGAGTACGAGCGTGCGGTTATCTTCCGTTTGGGTCGCCTCATGCAGGGCGGTGCCAAGGGCCCAG GTATCTTCTTCATCCTACCCTGCATCGACTCGTACGCCCGCGTGGACTTGCGAACCCGCACCTACGATGTGCCACCCCAGGAG GTTCTCACAAAGGATAGCGTTACGGTTTCGGTGGATGCAGTGGTTTACTATCGCGTATCAAATGCAACGGTCTCTATAGCGAACGTGGAGAATGCTCACCATTCGACCAGGCTACTGGCACAGACTACTCTACGAAACACAATGGGAACTCGGCATTTGCATGAGATACTCAGCGAGCGTATGACGATTTCCGGCACAATGCAG GTTCAACTCGACGAAGCCACCGATGCCTGGGGCATCAAAGTTGAACGTGTTGAAAT TAAGGACGTGCGCCTGCCGGTGCAGCTGCAACGCGCAATGGCTGCCGAGGCGGAGGCCGCCCGTGAGGCACGCGCCAAAGTCATCGCCGCCGAGGGAGAGCAGAAGGCTTCGAGGGCGCTGCGCGAGGCGTCCGAGGTGATTGGAGATTCGCCGGCCGCCCTCCAACTGCGCTATTTGCAG ACACTCAACACCATATCCGCGGAAAAGAACTCGACGATTGTGTTCCCGCTGCCCATCGACTTGATAACTTATTTCCTGAAGACCACAGAGGCCACCACGCAGCAGAATGCGGCAGCGGCTGTGGCAGCAATTGGCAATACACCGCCGCCGTTGCAACTCGCcccgcagcagcagccccagcaacagcaataccagcagcagccaccacagcagcagcagcaacaacagcagcagcagcagccgcctcAGCAGATGCAACCGCAGCTCTACCAACAACAGATCTCATCGGCGATGTAA
- the Src64B gene encoding tyrosine-protein kinase Src64B, translated as MGNQCCSKRQDQELALAYPTGGYKKSDYTFGQTHINSSGGGGNMGGVLGQKHNNGGSLDSRYTPDPNHRGPLKIGGKGGVDIIRPRTTPTGVPGVMPKRVVVALYDYKSRDESDLSFMKGDRMEVIDDTESDWWRVVNLSTRQEGLIPLNFVAEERSVNSEDWFFENVLRKEADKLLLAEENPRGTFLVRPSEHNPNGYSLSVKDWEDGRGYHVKHYRIKPLDNGGYYIATNQTFPSLQALVMAYSKNALGLCHILSRPCPKPQPQMWDLGPELRDKYEIPRSEIQLLRKLGRGNFGEVFYGKWRNSIDVAVKTLREGTMSTAAFLQEAAIMKKFRHNRLVALYAVCSQEEPIYIVQEYMSKGSLLDFLREGDGRYLHFEDLIYIATQVASGMEYLESKQLIHRDLAARNVLIGENNVAKICDFGLARVIADDEYCPKQGSRFPVKWTAPEAIIYGKFSIKSDVWSYGILLMELFTYGQVPYPGMHSREVIENIERGFRMPKPTNHYFPDNIYQLLLQCWDAVPEKRPTFEFLNHYFESFSVTSEVPYREVQD; from the exons ATGGGCAACCAATGCTGCAGCAAGCGTCAGGATCAGGAATTGGCACTGGCCTATCCCACTGGGGGCTACAAGAAATCCGACTACACCTTCGGCCAGACGCACATCAACAGCtctggcggcggcggcaacaTGGGCGGCGTACTCGGCCAGAAGCACAACAACGGGGGCTCCCTGGACTCGCGCTACACCCCGGATCCCAATCACCGGGGTCCTCTGAAAATCGGCGGAAAGGGCGGCGTTGACATCATCAGACCGCGCACCACACCAA CCGGCGTGCCTGGTGTGATGCCCAAGCGAGTGGTGGTGGCCCTCTACGACTACAAGTCCCGCGACGAGTCCGATCTGAGCTTTATGAAGGGCGACCGCATGGAGGTCATCGACGACACCGAGTCCGATTGGTGGCGCGTCGTGAATCTGAGCACCCGCCAGGAGGGTCTCATCCCGCTCAACTTTGTGGCCGAGGAGCGCAGCGTCAACAGCGAAGA CTGGTTCTTTGAGAACGTGCTGCGCAAGGAGGCCGACAAGCTTCTACTGGCCGAGGAGAACCCACGTGGCACTTTCCTGGTGCGACCCTCGGAGCACAATCCCAATGGCTACTCGCTGTCAGTGAAGGATTGGGAAGACGGACGTGGGTATCATGTGAAGCATTATCGCATCAAGCCGCTGGACAACGGTGGCTACTACATTGCCACCAATCAGACCTTCCCCTCGCTCCAGGCTCTGGTCATGGCCTACAGCA AAAACGCTCTCGGCCTGTGCCACATACTGTCGCGTCCCTGCCCCAAGCCACAGCCCCAGATGTGGGATCTGGGACCGGAGCTGCGTGACAAGTACGAGATTCCGCGCTCGGAGATTCAGCTGCTGCGGAAGTTGGGTCGCGGCAACTTCGGCGAGGTGTTCTACGGAAAGTGGCGCAACAGCATCGATGTGGCCGTTAAGACTCTGCGCGAGGGCACCATGTCCACGGCTGCCTTCCTCCAGGAGGCGGCCATCATGAAGAAGTTCCGCCACAACCGCCTGGTAGCTCTTTACGCAGTCTGCTCTCAG GAGGAGCCCATCTACATTGTGCAGGAGTACATGTCCAAGGGCAGTCTGTTGGACTTTTTGCGCGAAGGCGACGGCCGCTACTTGCACTTCGAGGATCTCATCTACATAGCCACCCAGGTGGCCAGCGGCATGGAGTATCTGGAGTCCAAGCAGCTCATCCACCGCGATTTGGCGGCCCGCAACGTCCTCATTGGCGAGAACAATGTGGCGAAGATTTGTGATTTCGGACTGGCCCGCGTTATTGCCGACGACGAGTACTGCCCGAAGCAAGGCTCCCGGTTTCCGGTGAAGTGGACAGCGCCGGAGGCGATCATCTACGGCAAGTTCTCGATCAAGTCGGACGTCTGGTCCTACGGCATCCTTCTGATGGAGCTGTTCACGTACGGACAAGTGCCCTATCCGGGCATGCACAGCCGCGAGGTGATCGAGAACATCGAGCGCGGATTCCGCATGCCGAAGCCGACAAATCACTACTTCCCGGACAACATCTaccagctgctgctgcagtgCTGGGATGCCGTGCCCGAGAAGCGGCCCACGTTCGAGTTCTTGAACCACTACTTCGAGTCCTTCTCGGTCACGTCCGAGGTGCCGTATCGAGAGGTGCAAGACTAA